Proteins encoded together in one Syntrophorhabdaceae bacterium window:
- a CDS encoding TRAP transporter substrate-binding protein, translating to MRKAVAGEVFLLVLLLTLCSVSVPGSVDAQKVISLNYSNFFPAPHKHSLLAEQWCRELEKRTNGKVKIAYFPGGTLTPAAQTYDNVVKGIADIGFSCFAYTRGKFPLTEVIDLPLGYRDGLSATRLINAYYAKFKPKELDDVKVLYLHAHGPGLLHTKKPVSKLEDVKGMKIRATGLASKIVIALGGAPVGTTQPETYDALRTGVADGAMSPMEALQGFKWGEVIKYSTLDYAAGYSTGMFVVMNKARWASLPPDIQKVFDQVSHEWIEKQGALWDQIEQEGKDFTLKRGNKIIPLSAEENGRWAVKMKPLLDDYVKGTKAKGLPGEEALKFCLDYLKHNN from the coding sequence ATGAGAAAAGCTGTTGCAGGTGAAGTATTTCTTCTGGTTCTTCTCCTTACTCTTTGTAGCGTATCTGTTCCCGGCAGCGTGGACGCGCAGAAAGTCATCTCTCTCAACTACTCCAACTTCTTCCCCGCTCCCCATAAGCACAGTCTCCTCGCCGAGCAATGGTGCCGGGAGCTCGAAAAAAGGACCAACGGCAAGGTGAAGATCGCCTATTTTCCCGGAGGGACCCTCACCCCCGCGGCCCAGACCTATGACAATGTGGTGAAAGGCATTGCCGATATAGGTTTTAGCTGCTTTGCCTATACGAGGGGAAAATTTCCGCTCACGGAAGTCATCGACCTGCCTCTCGGCTACAGGGACGGGCTCTCCGCCACGAGGTTGATCAACGCATATTACGCAAAATTCAAGCCGAAGGAGCTTGACGACGTGAAAGTGCTCTATCTCCATGCCCACGGCCCCGGCCTCCTCCACACCAAAAAACCGGTCTCCAAACTCGAGGACGTGAAGGGTATGAAAATCAGGGCTACCGGCCTCGCCTCGAAGATCGTCATAGCCCTGGGCGGGGCGCCGGTAGGCACCACCCAGCCGGAAACCTATGATGCGCTCCGCACAGGGGTCGCGGACGGCGCCATGTCGCCCATGGAAGCGCTCCAGGGATTCAAGTGGGGCGAGGTCATCAAATATTCGACCCTCGACTATGCCGCGGGGTATTCGACCGGCATGTTCGTGGTAATGAACAAGGCACGCTGGGCGTCGTTACCCCCGGACATCCAGAAGGTATTCGACCAGGTCTCCCACGAATGGATCGAAAAACAGGGCGCCCTCTGGGATCAGATCGAGCAGGAGGGGAAAGACTTTACCCTGAAGAGGGGCAACAAGATCATCCCCCTGTCCGCCGAGGAGAACGGCAGATGGGCCGTGAAAATGAAACCTCTCCTGGACGACTACGTGAAGGGCACGAAGGCGAAGGGTCTTCCCGGTGAAGAAGCCCTCAAGTTCTGCCTTGACTATCTCAAGCACAATAACTGA